The following are encoded in a window of Brevibacillus ruminantium genomic DNA:
- a CDS encoding gluconeogenesis factor YvcK family protein has translation MPTRRMGSQPGNRLRIVVIGGGTGLSVLLRGLKHAPVHITAVVTVADDGGSSGRLREEMDMLPPGDIRNVLTALADTEPLMEKVMQYRFSTGTGLAGHNLGNLLLAAMNEITGDFVTAVKKLSDVLAVRGDVLPASTQSIRLMAEMEDGSIIAGESQIPLTGKRIKRVYLDPEDVVPLSEALQAIEDADAILIGPGSLYTSILPNLLVQGLFTAVKRSTAPKIYICNVMTQPGETDGYSASRHVEVMYKHVGGPFLDTVIVNSATIPDLILEKYAEKGATPVACDVKRLRQLGLHIIAKPLVGYEEGYLRHDAKAVSKEVVSLVKRKRRTQRKEKE, from the coding sequence ATGCCGACGAGGAGAATGGGATCACAGCCTGGCAACCGGCTGCGGATAGTTGTGATCGGCGGTGGAACGGGACTGTCTGTCCTGTTAAGGGGATTAAAGCATGCGCCGGTTCATATAACGGCTGTTGTAACCGTCGCTGATGATGGAGGAAGCTCAGGCAGACTGCGTGAAGAGATGGATATGCTCCCGCCTGGAGACATCCGCAACGTGTTGACTGCCTTGGCCGATACCGAGCCGTTGATGGAAAAGGTGATGCAGTACCGTTTTTCTACGGGTACTGGATTAGCTGGGCATAATTTGGGAAATCTACTTCTTGCAGCGATGAATGAAATTACCGGGGATTTTGTCACGGCTGTCAAAAAGCTGAGTGATGTACTGGCCGTTCGCGGCGATGTGCTTCCGGCCTCGACACAATCGATCCGGCTCATGGCCGAGATGGAGGATGGTTCGATCATTGCGGGAGAATCACAGATCCCGCTGACGGGCAAGAGGATCAAGCGGGTATATCTTGATCCTGAGGATGTTGTACCTTTAAGTGAGGCATTGCAAGCCATAGAAGATGCAGACGCCATCCTGATTGGTCCGGGCAGTCTGTATACCAGTATTCTGCCCAATTTGCTCGTGCAGGGCTTATTCACTGCGGTGAAAAGATCAACGGCACCCAAGATCTACATTTGCAACGTCATGACGCAGCCAGGGGAAACGGACGGCTATTCCGCATCCCGGCATGTAGAAGTGATGTACAAACATGTAGGCGGACCGTTTTTGGATACAGTGATCGTCAATTCAGCAACGATCCCCGATCTGATCCTGGAAAAGTACGCAGAGAAGGGGGCGACCCCTGTGGCGTGCGATGTAAAGCGCTTACGACAATTGGGGCTGCATATCATCGCGAAGCCGCTTGTCGGGTATGAAGAAGGGTACCTGCGTCACGATGCGAAGGCAGTGAGCAAAGAAGTCGTTTCGCTGGTCAAGCGGAAGCGACGGACGCAGAGGAAAGAGAAGGAGTGA
- the rapZ gene encoding RNase adapter RapZ, which produces MSGAGKTVAVQSLEDLGFFCVDNLPPVLIPKFAELLKQSGGNIERVALVVDLRGREFFESLSEAIDSLNQTDGISFHILYLDANDQTLVSRYKETRRRHPLSPNGSPLEGIHAERRLLQEMKGRAHQIIDTSQMKPAQLREKIISQYTLQGSSLTINILSFGFKYGTPIDADLMFDVRFLPNPHYVEELRPKTGCDPEVAEYVMNQKETKEFVEKLIDFLAYTLPHYQREGKSQLVIGIGCTGGKHRSVAITEHLGEVFAKDFSIRVSHRDMEKSK; this is translated from the coding sequence ATGTCCGGTGCGGGAAAAACCGTTGCCGTTCAGAGCTTGGAAGATCTGGGTTTTTTTTGTGTAGATAATCTGCCGCCTGTCCTTATCCCGAAGTTTGCGGAGTTACTCAAGCAGTCAGGGGGCAATATTGAACGCGTCGCTTTGGTGGTAGATCTGCGCGGCCGTGAATTCTTCGAGAGTTTGTCAGAGGCCATTGACAGCTTAAATCAAACAGATGGGATTTCCTTCCATATCCTTTACCTGGATGCCAATGATCAGACGCTGGTTTCCCGGTATAAGGAAACACGTCGCCGTCATCCGCTTTCACCCAACGGTTCACCACTGGAAGGAATCCATGCCGAGCGTCGATTGCTTCAGGAAATGAAGGGGCGCGCCCATCAGATCATTGATACCAGCCAAATGAAACCGGCACAATTGCGAGAAAAAATAATTAGCCAGTATACCTTGCAAGGCTCATCCTTGACCATCAACATCCTGTCTTTCGGATTCAAGTACGGAACCCCGATTGACGCCGACCTGATGTTTGATGTGCGATTTTTACCTAATCCGCATTACGTTGAAGAATTGCGGCCAAAAACTGGGTGTGACCCGGAAGTGGCCGAGTACGTCATGAATCAGAAGGAAACAAAAGAATTTGTCGAAAAGCTGATTGATTTCTTGGCCTATACATTGCCGCATTACCAGCGAGAAGGGAAAAGCCAGCTGGTAATCGGGATTGGTTGTACCGGAGGTAAACATCGTTCGGTGGCGATTACCGAGCACTTGGGTGAAGTTTTTGCCAAAGACTTCTCCATTCGGGTCAGTCACCGTGACATGGAAAAAAGCAAGTAA
- the trxB gene encoding thioredoxin-disulfide reductase translates to MSDQKVYDVIIAGAGPAGMTAAVYTSRANMSTLMLERGIPGGQMANTEEIENYPGFGSILGPDLSTKMFEHAQKFGAEYAYGEIKEIKDEEPYKRVITSDKEYLAKSVIIATGAEHRLLGVEGEKELSGRGVSYCAVCDGAFFRGKELVVVGGGDSAVEEAVFLTRFASKVTIIHRRDQFRAQKILQKRAFDNEKIEVIWDTVVKKINGEGKVQSVSLENVKTGEQSELTTDGAFIYVGMDPLTESVRHLGITNEAGYVLTDERMYTKVKGIFAAGDVREKMLRQVVTATGDGSIAAQSAQHYVEELNERLAETNVTIS, encoded by the coding sequence ATGAGCGATCAAAAAGTGTACGACGTTATCATTGCCGGCGCTGGCCCTGCTGGGATGACCGCCGCTGTATATACCTCTCGTGCGAATATGAGCACACTTATGCTGGAGCGTGGTATTCCTGGCGGTCAGATGGCCAATACAGAAGAAATCGAAAACTACCCTGGCTTTGGGTCTATTCTGGGTCCTGACCTGTCTACCAAGATGTTTGAACACGCGCAAAAATTCGGTGCTGAATACGCGTACGGAGAGATCAAGGAAATCAAAGATGAAGAGCCGTACAAGCGCGTCATTACCTCCGACAAGGAGTACCTGGCCAAATCGGTTATTATCGCTACAGGTGCGGAGCATCGTCTGTTGGGTGTAGAGGGTGAAAAAGAGCTCTCCGGACGAGGCGTTTCGTATTGTGCAGTTTGTGATGGCGCCTTTTTCCGGGGAAAAGAGCTCGTCGTTGTCGGGGGTGGGGACTCTGCGGTTGAGGAGGCTGTGTTCCTGACGCGTTTTGCATCCAAAGTGACAATCATTCACCGCCGCGACCAGTTCCGGGCCCAAAAGATCCTGCAAAAACGTGCATTTGACAACGAAAAAATCGAAGTGATTTGGGATACCGTGGTGAAGAAAATCAACGGAGAAGGAAAAGTCCAAAGCGTTTCTCTGGAAAATGTAAAAACAGGAGAACAAAGCGAGCTGACGACGGATGGCGCCTTCATATACGTAGGGATGGACCCGCTGACCGAAAGCGTTCGCCATTTGGGCATCACTAATGAAGCCGGGTATGTGCTGACAGATGAACGCATGTATACAAAAGTAAAAGGGATTTTTGCTGCAGGGGATGTACGTGAAAAAATGCTTCGTCAGGTTGTAACAGCCACCGGCGATGGATCGATCGCTGCCCAATCTGCTCAACACTATGTAGAGGAATTGAACGAACGCCTCGCGGAAACAAATGTCACAATCTCTTAA
- a CDS encoding tetratricopeptide repeat protein has protein sequence MKQNKSVVNKTIIHFNQDARFFVERGLRFLQRYDYEKAMRSFRRAIEQEPKNAEYQCHLASVLAEIGNFQASNDILYDVLEKCGPQMVEVYFYMANNYANLEDYEMAEEMAIRYLQLESDGSYRDDAEELLDYIYFELDMPPRHFLAGEREDLYSKHERARHSLEEGRFLEALELLKEIVESDPSFMPAWNNLSLAYYYVGDFQQAMTTIEETLERDHGNLHALCNLAVLLSHHNQAKELVTLIQMLKKVVPYHPDHAYKLATTMGVLGQHEEAYHLYAKMLKSGRPHEACTYHYAAISAYMSGRKEQAIRWWLKVKQLDPDSGVAEYYMEMVKAEKDGQTREVIPYHYHQPQQEVSWEKAPETGVEELKNDPMIRASLLWALQHGRDEVKFAVLQTLALIGDAEAEAAVRQCYYQTDDPQLQKLALLALADMGAEMPTAKASHTAEGMAGTSVRTEAQRIETGSSTDAVDSVEAMICRSLCAEGEKELREWSVARWRSYVQKGKRSVQVQKIVAWVAALEYLYGASKDDKKQSQAKLAEKYGVSPSTVSKCVKALQPLD, from the coding sequence ATGAAACAAAACAAAAGTGTCGTGAACAAGACTATTATTCATTTCAACCAGGATGCTCGTTTCTTTGTCGAACGAGGCCTGCGTTTTTTACAGCGCTATGATTATGAAAAGGCGATGCGCAGCTTTCGTCGGGCCATCGAACAGGAACCGAAAAACGCCGAGTATCAATGCCATCTGGCAAGTGTATTGGCGGAAATCGGTAATTTCCAGGCGTCTAACGATATTTTGTACGATGTCCTTGAAAAATGTGGTCCTCAGATGGTAGAAGTCTACTTCTATATGGCAAATAATTACGCCAATCTGGAAGATTACGAGATGGCGGAAGAGATGGCGATTCGCTATCTGCAACTGGAGAGTGACGGCTCGTACCGTGATGATGCGGAAGAGCTTCTGGATTACATCTACTTTGAACTGGATATGCCCCCTCGTCATTTTCTGGCTGGGGAGCGTGAGGATTTGTACAGCAAGCACGAGCGTGCGCGGCATAGTTTGGAAGAAGGCCGTTTTTTAGAAGCATTGGAGCTGTTAAAAGAGATTGTCGAGTCAGATCCTTCTTTCATGCCTGCATGGAATAATCTCTCCTTGGCTTACTACTACGTAGGTGATTTTCAGCAGGCGATGACCACGATTGAGGAAACGCTGGAGCGTGATCATGGCAATCTCCATGCGCTTTGCAATCTGGCTGTGCTGTTGTCCCATCACAACCAGGCCAAAGAACTGGTAACCTTGATTCAAATGCTAAAAAAGGTCGTTCCCTACCATCCCGATCATGCCTACAAGCTGGCAACCACCATGGGTGTGTTGGGACAGCATGAGGAAGCGTATCACCTGTACGCCAAGATGCTGAAGTCCGGCCGTCCCCATGAAGCATGCACCTACCACTACGCTGCCATCTCCGCGTATATGAGCGGCCGGAAGGAACAAGCGATTCGCTGGTGGCTCAAAGTAAAGCAACTGGACCCGGACTCCGGGGTGGCTGAATACTATATGGAGATGGTAAAAGCGGAAAAGGACGGGCAAACTAGGGAAGTGATTCCGTATCATTACCATCAGCCGCAGCAGGAAGTCTCTTGGGAGAAAGCTCCTGAAACAGGAGTGGAAGAGCTGAAAAATGACCCGATGATCCGTGCATCCCTGCTTTGGGCACTGCAGCATGGACGGGATGAAGTGAAGTTTGCTGTGCTCCAGACGCTGGCGCTGATCGGCGATGCTGAGGCCGAGGCGGCTGTCCGGCAATGCTACTATCAGACGGACGATCCCCAGCTCCAAAAGCTGGCACTGCTTGCGTTGGCGGATATGGGGGCGGAGATGCCGACGGCGAAAGCGTCGCATACAGCCGAAGGAATGGCAGGCACCTCTGTCCGTACAGAGGCGCAGAGAATCGAGACCGGAAGCAGCACGGACGCGGTAGACAGCGTGGAAGCAATGATCTGTCGATCGCTTTGTGCAGAAGGAGAAAAGGAGCTGCGCGAGTGGTCCGTAGCACGCTGGAGAAGCTACGTGCAGAAAGGCAAGCGCTCCGTACAGGTGCAAAAGATTGTCGCGTGGGTGGCGGCACTCGAATATCTATACGGTGCATCGAAAGATGACAAAAAGCAGTCACAAGCCAAGCTTGCCGAAAAATACGGAGTCTCCCCATCAACTGTGTCAAAATGCGTAAAAGCGCTACAGCCCCTTGATTGA